The Cellulomonas fulva genome includes a window with the following:
- a CDS encoding Maf family protein: MTRLLLASASPARRATLRAAGIEPLVAVSSVDEEAVLAAARERYADEHGALDPADAVLVLAQAKAHDVAAHLPEELAEACDLVVLGCDSMLELDGQVLGKPSDAQDAVARWHAMRGRAGVLHTGHWLVDLREPDEADDAAPSPAAGSSGTGLGAGRGAVLGATSSTTVHFADVTDDEIAAYVATGEPLAVAGAFTVDGRGGPFVERIEGDHHGVVGLSLPLLRSLLAEVDVPLHTLWSD; the protein is encoded by the coding sequence GTGACCCGCCTGCTGCTCGCCTCCGCCTCCCCCGCCCGCCGCGCGACGCTGCGCGCCGCGGGCATCGAGCCGCTCGTCGCGGTCTCGTCGGTCGACGAGGAGGCCGTGCTGGCGGCCGCGCGCGAGCGGTACGCCGACGAGCACGGCGCGCTCGACCCCGCGGACGCGGTGCTCGTCCTCGCGCAGGCCAAGGCCCACGACGTCGCGGCGCACCTGCCCGAGGAGCTGGCGGAGGCGTGCGACCTCGTCGTCCTCGGCTGCGACTCGATGCTCGAGCTCGACGGCCAGGTGCTCGGCAAGCCGAGCGACGCGCAGGACGCGGTCGCGCGGTGGCACGCCATGCGCGGGCGCGCGGGCGTGCTGCACACGGGGCACTGGCTGGTGGACCTGCGCGAGCCCGACGAGGCCGACGACGCCGCACCGAGCCCCGCGGCCGGCTCGTCGGGCACCGGGCTCGGCGCGGGACGCGGGGCCGTGCTGGGCGCGACCTCGTCGACCACGGTGCACTTCGCGGACGTGACGGACGACGAGATCGCGGCGTACGTCGCGACGGGCGAGCCGCTCGCGGTGGCGGGCGCGTTCACGGTCGACGGCCGGGGCGGGCCGTTCGTCGAGCGCATCGAGGGCGACCACCACGGCGTCGTCGGCCTCAGCCTGCCGCTGCTGCGGAGCCTGCTCGCGGAGGTCGACGTCCCGCTGCACACCCTCT